A single genomic interval of Cydia strobilella chromosome 3, ilCydStro3.1, whole genome shotgun sequence harbors:
- the LOC134755594 gene encoding probable dimethyladenosine transferase translates to MPKIKAEKKTRVHNEIAKQGIQFNKDFGQHILKNPLIITSMLDKSGLRPTDVALEIGPGTGNMTVKLLDRVKKVIACEIDTRLVAELQKRVQGTPYQAKLQILVGDVLKTELPFFDICVANIPYQISSPLVFKLLLHRPFFRCAVLMFQQEFAQRLVAKPGDKQYCRLSINTQLLARVDMLMKVGKNNFRPPPKVESSVVRIEPRNPPPPINFVEWDGLTRIAFVRKNKTLSAAFKHATTMAVLDKNYRVHCSLHNKEIPEEFDIKQKVQEILTNAEADQMRARTMDIDDFMKLLHAFNSEGIHFA, encoded by the exons ATGCCTAAAATTAAAGCGGAAAAGAAAACAAGGGTTCACAATGAAATCGCTAAACAAG GCATCCAGTTCAACAAAGACTTTGGTCAGCATATTCTTAAGAACCCGCTCATAATAACGTCAATGTTAGATAAATCCGGCTTGCGACCAACAGATGTAGCACTTGAAATTGGTCCTGGTACAGGTAACATGACAGTAAAACTACTGGACAGAGTCAAAAAAGTTATAGCCTGCGAAATAGATACCAg aCTAGTAGCTGAATTACAAAAGCGTGTCCAAGGCACGCCTTACCAAGCCAAACTCCAAATCCTTGTAGGAGATGTGCTTAAGACAGAATTGCCATTCTTCGACATATGTGTAGCCAACATCCCATACCAGATCAGTTCTCCCCTGGTGTTTAAGCTGCTGCTGCACCGGCCGTTCTTCCGGTGTGCGGTGCTCATGTTCCAGCAGGAGTTTGCGCAGAGACTGGTTGCCAAGCCGGGGGACAAACAGTACTGCAGACTGTCTATAAACACACAGCTGTTGGCCCGAGTTGACATGCTAATGAAG GTTGGCAAAAACAACTTCAGACCTCCTCCCAAGGTGGAGTCCAGTGTTGTTCGGATAGAGCCGCGCAACCCACCTCCCCCCATCAACTTTGTGGAGTGGGACGGCCTGACGAGGATAGCGTTTGTCAGGAAAAACAAAACACTGTCAGCTGCCTTCAAACATGCCACCACCATGGCCGTGCTGGATAAGAACTACAGGGTACACTGCTCCTTGCACAATAAG GAAATCCCAGAGGAGTTTGACATAAAACAGAAGGTTCAAGAGATCCTCACAAATGCTGAAGCTGACCAGATGAGAGCGCGGACCATGGACATTGATGACTTCATGAAGCTGCTACATGCCTTCAACTCGGAGGGAAtacattttgcttga
- the LOC134755595 gene encoding uncharacterized protein LOC134755595, translated as MSQTAGVKPMSIAGRAVSERERCLGMTDVERAWRKQWLKDQVLASNEPVHVEEYWKERTNPIRRFYRAPLDKLFSGLTGVLGADRAAVYRYITGKLGLMTLGVFATHYYFKYNGNDWTKKGGWRVLKTKPMVLPGQPGFPFKSERKVPADYADRGFKKATI; from the exons ATGTCACAAACGGCAGGTGTGAAACCTATGTCCATAGCTGGCCGTGCGGTTTCAGAGCGAGAAAGATGTCTAGGAATGACTGATGTCGAAAGAGCTTGGCGTAAACAGTGGCTCAAAGATCAGGTTTTGGCATCGAACGAGCCCGTGCATGTCGAGGAATACTGGAAGGAACGCACCAATCCTATTCGCAGATTCTATCGCGCACCCTTAGATAAACTTTTTAGCGGCCTGACCGGAGTTCTG GGCGCTGATCGAGCTGCGGTGTACAGATACATTACAGGAAAACTGGGACTTATGACTCTCGGAGTGTTTGCCACTCACTATTACTTCAAATACAATGGAAAC GACTGGACTAAGAAGGGAGGCTGGAGAGTGCTGAAGACCAAACCCATGGTCCTGCCAGGCCAGCCTGGGTTCCCATTCAAATCTGAGAGAAAAGTGCCGGCAGACTATGCTGACAGGGGCTTCAAGAAGGCCACCATTTAA